Proteins from one Aquila chrysaetos chrysaetos chromosome 5, bAquChr1.4, whole genome shotgun sequence genomic window:
- the CEP152 gene encoding centrosomal protein of 152 kDa isoform X2: MLEDSGDQLSSYSDCSIHETEEQSHESGKHDGRWNDHPLISDPQNGYEQGQNLYPEQFLCDQQNDHVEKHGKNWNGLHNDEEKKRLYDVKDDYCGQNGQEDPDDVYLGRDGFNAPSCYQQNNVYHLPENFRPYTNGHKPEFNNLQSKIINFPDAPKEHLKQFVASDVVSGQSPESYKVTYKPYQNGIHQKIPVIQEGIRKNEVFEDLQHEFLGNDDNSSESMQILQLQVLNKARERQLEELNEKLEKSAQQIRYLNHQLSMVKDEKDGLAVSLHESQKLYQNGKEREVHLEGQIKALETQIQTLTTNEEQILKQSKVAEVAMESMQKQLLELQRSDALQRAREQHDAIILALKQKYEKQVLSLEQKLDTTKSALREQKELCKNLGEYVKQLEKMLEETKCEKTEIINRLTRSLEESQKQCANLLQTGSMQETNQLRFQLQQAQSAHMISNNMNKALQEELMELKEEIALYESAAKLGVFLNDAGGELHTNLGDSYVDLGIKKIAGKKPRFCSAIQNRDMDEELSKDEIIVELKAELERLLSSNKMKRNQITQLQNDLKDCQKTLEEYKQLLKAEKASKESEHVTNPNDKLAASPLASDNLKEEVLRLRKANETLLQEVENRTSTIEELKESEEKLKSLNQDLCCQMRKMVQDFDQDKQEAIDRCERTYQQHHEDTKAHFEKDLMERYAAEKQQLIQTYEETISQLKANIDDLNREMTAVKECYIGVCGEKDTLEATLRQKFEQEQQLKEEKLKKQLLEEKEDSLNLLRTELEEKHSSSMIAAKRQWLEEKEQQVEEEVALAKVHWEKEEKENKEQVFAKIQREWQSRLEETRRTVVECNDCSSQTDRVTVVDEASTKELEGIVGVQRLQIQKALKENMASEEALKEFEIELENKYRKNLASQVDAALTQAHARWLQELTDLKEYKVNLKIEQEKWEKEHKETAAKQLALVLSAAEEKWKKEYENTEKSGPRMKELEEKVISLKKELELKKEEIPAAIKAELAKARAQWNKEKQEEILQIQEQNERDYRSFLDDHRNRIKEVLATAKEDLAKQKNDLSIQKQAEIKMLLDQKQREWEAQETKRLKDEINRYEEKTLLELEYLLSEIHEELVKCTHSKHSWKDKCFDARVQLNHQCKDKLKACLQKAYRTTVHTILEKKEREWKEKYEELVSNVNKEACSCLQRGEGETGDVTRPPVYNVGHQAEAQGRLRRQPPLQETGTDKGQKCTKRNLGSQENFCCEHCCQELEKREAVCQDLKRELEIARKHLQLAVKECEAKSEQIQENEKVLQALTAENSEMKTKLKDLGTPPRSLSKGGVSKPCTSCDSVKGLEEMRAQYIKAVSKIKCDMLCYIRESKERAAEMIKVEVLRERQETARKMRKYYLTCLQQLLTDNGKHEGAEKKIMNAASKLATMAKGLETPLRHIPQSKSTCSALLLNSDLQPGVKYSKRDCMLQTRSNCMESKSCSESITKKANDKVAQKRVPHDLRQQFDAMQTETQPMLHEIVTSNIQNGNNSKNLDGASIDALPEFYPNENGRREKYSPIINVDKGLVCAASTIARQNAPPSAFQVTIENMHAPSFTNGHAISGPTHHMLKSKNDRTVLKEDKCVQSCGKWKAKSKRTQEFDFQETPEREEGSSSEWSSVNGSLHLDCSDTPLLNLEQKASTNVQAQTAYCEEFPHIRSFSPADENVVTTWRDTSNGNGKILSTKSSTEVCSRGHLITNPEHTSFLNSDKSNSAVTQLNVSPDSNVGKCCNKCLEKISVGSPVSSAR; this comes from the exons ATGCTGGAGGACAGTGGAGACCAGCTCTCCAGCTATTCGGACTGTAGCATTCATGAGACTGAGGAGCA ATCACATGAGTCTGGGAAGCATGATGGAAGGTGGAACGATCATCCATTGATAAGTGACCCTCAAAAT GGTTATGAACAAGGACAAAATCTGTACCCTGAACAATTCTTGTGTGACCAGCAGAATGATCATGTtgaaaaacatggaaagaatTGGAATGGCCTACATAATGATGAAGAGAAGAAACGTTTATATGACGTTAAAGATGATTACTGTGGCCAGAATGGTCAGGAGGATCCTGATGATGTGTATCTTGGTAGAGATGGGTTTAATGCTCCAAGTTGCTACCAACAGAACAATGTGTATCATCTTCCTGAAAACTTCAGGCCATATACAAATGGCCATAAACCAGAATTTAACAATctgcaaagtaaaataataaattttccAGATGCTCCAAAGGAACATCTTAAG CAATTTGTTGCGTCTGATGTTGTCAGTGGCCAATCGCCAGAATCTTACAAAGTAACTTATAAACCATACCAAAATGGCATTCATCAAAAAATTCCAGTAATCCaagaaggaataagaaaaaatgaagtgtttgaAGATTTGCAACATGAATTCTTGGGCAATGATGACA ATTCTTCAGAAAGCATGCAGATTCTTCAACTTCAAGTTCTAAATAAAGCGAGAGAAAGACAACTGGAAGAACTTAATGAAAAGCTAGAAAAGAGTGCACAGCAGATTAGGTATTTGAATCATCAGCTTTCAATGGTCAAAG ATGAAAAGGATGGTTTGGCTGTTAGTCTTCATGAATCTCAAAAACTCTATCAGAATGGAAAGGAACGGGAAGTGCATCTTGAAGGTCAAATAAAGGCCCTTGAAACTCAAATTCAGACTCTTACTACCAATGAGGAGCAG ATATTGAAGCAATCAAAAGTGGCAGAGGTAGCCATGGAAAgcatgcagaagcagctgttaGAACTTCAGCGATCAGATGCCCTTCAGCGAGCCAGAGAACAACATGACGCCATTATTTTGGCACTCAAGCAGAAGTATGAAAAGCAAGTATTATCATTAGAGCAGAAACTTGATACTACAAAATCTGCACTCCGAGAGCAG aaagagctttgcaaaaatCTAGGAGAGTATGTTAAGCAACTTGaaaaaatgctggaagaaaCCAAATGcgaaaaaactgaaataataaatcgACTGACAAGAAGCCTAGAAGAAAGTCAAAAGCAATGTGCAAATTTACTGCAAACAG GCTCGATGCAGGAGACAAATCAGTTACGGTTTCAATTGCAACAAGCTCAGTCTGCGCACATGATAAGCAATAACATGAACAAGGCTTTGCAg GAAGAATTAATGgaactgaaggaagaaatagCTTTGTATGAATCTGCTGCCAAGCTTGGAGTATTTTTGAATGACGCAGGTGGAGAGCTGCATACGAACCTGGGTGATTCCTATGTAGatttgggaattaaaaaaatcgCTGGGAAGAAACCAAGGTTCTGCAG TGCAATACAGAACAGAGACATGGATGAAGAGCTCTCTAAAGATGAAATTATTGTAGAATTAAAAGCTGAGCTGGAACGTTTATTGAgcagtaataaaatgaagagaaaccaGATTACCCAATTACAAAATGATCTTAAAGATTGCCAGAAGACATTAGAGGAATACAAGCAGTtgttgaaagcagaaaaagcatcaaaagaGTCAGAG cATGTCACAAATCCAAATGATAAGTTGGCAGCCAGTCCTTTGGCTTCTGATAATCTTAAGGAAGAAGTTCTGAGACTCAGAAAGGCTAATGAAACTTTGCTGCAAGAAGTTGAG AACCGTACTTCAACTAttgaagaactgaaagaaagtgaggaaaaattgaaaagctTAAATCAAGATCTCTGTTGTCAGATGAGAAAGATGGTTCAGGATTTTGATCAGGATAAACAAGAAGCCATTGACAG GTGTGAAAGAACTTATCAGCAACATCATGAAGAtacaaaagcacattttgagAAAGACCTGATGGAGAGGtatgctgcagaaaaacagcagcttaTTCAAACTTATGAAGAGACAATCTCGCAGTTAAA GGCTAACATAGATGACCTGAACAGAGAGATGACTGCAGTGAAGGAATGTTACATTGGAGTCTGTGGGGAGAAGGACACCTTGGAAGCTACTTTAAGGCAGAAATTtgagcaagagcagcagctgaaggaagagaag ctcAAGAAACAgctactagaagaaaaagaagactcTCTTAACCTTTTGAGGACTGAGCTTGAAGAGAAACACAGCAGTTCTATGATAGCAGCAAAGAGGCAgtggctggaagaaaaagaacagcaggtTGAAGAGGAAGTTGCATTAGCCAAAGTTcactgggagaaggaagaaaaagag aataaAGAACAAGtctttgcaaaaatacaaagagaatGGCAAAGTAGGCTGGAAGAAACGAGAAGAACTGTAGTTGAATGTAATGACTGCAGCAGCCAAACTGACCGAGTAACAGTTGTGGATGAAGCTTCAACTAAAGAATTAGAAGGGATTGTTGGAGTCCAAAGGCTGCAGATCCAGAAggctctgaaagaaaatatggcCTCTGAAGAGGCcttaaaagaatttgaaatagaactggaaaataaataccgTAAAAATCTTGCCAGCCAG GTAGATGCAGCTTTAACCCAAGCTCATGCCAGGTGGCTGCAAGAATTAACAGACCTCAAAGAGTACAAAGTAAATCTAAAGatagaacaagaaaaatgggAGAAGGAACACAAAGAGACTGCAGCAAAGCAG TTAGCCCTAGTTCTCtcagctgctgaagagaaatggaagaaagaatatGAGAATACAGAGAAGTCTGGACCAAGAATGAAAGAACTTGAAGAAAAGGTAATTTCTCTCAAGAAGGAATTGGagctaaagaaagaagaaatcccTGCAGCTATCAAAGCAGAACTAGCAAAAGCCCGTGCTCAGtggaacaaagaaaagcaagaagaaatctTGCAGATACAAGAGCAAAATGAGAGAGACTACAGATCATTCTTAGATGATCatagaaacagaattaaagaGGTACTTGCAACAGCAAAGGAGGAtcttgcaaagcagaaaaatgaccTCTCCATtcagaaacaggcagaaataaagATGTTACTAGACCAAAAGCAGCGAGAATGGGAGGCTCAGGAAACAAAGAGACTGAAAGATGAAATTAATCGGTATGAGGAGAAGACTCTGCTTGAGCTTGAGTACCTGTTGAGTGAAATCCATGAAGAACTAGTCAAGTGCACACATAGTAAGCATTCTTGGAAGGATAAGTGTTTTGATGCTCGTGTTCAATTAAACCATCAGTGCAAAGACAAACTGAAGGCTTGCTTACAAAAGGCCTACAGAACCACAGTTCACACgattctggaaaagaaagagcgAGAATGGAAAGAG AAATATGAAGAGCTAGTAAGTAATGTAAATAAAGAAGCATGCTCTTGCCTGCAACGTGGTGAAGGAGAAACTGGGGACGTGACAAGACCTCCTGTGTACAATGTTGGACACCAAGCAGAAGCGCAAGGGAGGCTAAGGAGACAGCCACCCTTGCAGGAAACTGGAACAGACAAAG GTCAGAAATGTACAAAAAGGAACCTTGGGTCTCAGGAAAATTTTTGCTGTGAACACTGCTGCCAGGAGCTTGAAAAAAGAGAGGCTGTGTGCCAGGACTTAAAAAGAGAGCTGGAGATAGCCCGCAAACATCTTCAGCTTGCTGTGAAAGAATGTGAAGCTAAGTCAGAGCAAATCCAAG AAAATGAGAAGGTTCTACAAGCTCTAACTGCAGAAAACTCTGAGATGAAGACTAAACTGAAAGACCTGGGAACACCAccaag GTCACTGTCAAAGGGAGGCGTCTCAAAACCTTGTACATCCTGTGACTctgtgaaagggctggaagaaaTGCGTGCTCAGTACATTAAAGCTGTGAGCAAGATTAAGT GTGACATGCTTTGTTATATTCGTGAAAGTAAGGAGCGAGCTGCTGAAATGATTAAAGTGGAGGTTTTAAGAGAGCGCCAAGAAACGGCACGGAAAATGCGTAAATACTATTTGACATGCCTTCAACAACTTCTTACTGATAATGGGAAACATGAAGG agctgaaaagaaaataatgaacgCTGCCAGTAAGCTTGCTACGATGGCTAAAGGACTTGAAACACCTCTTCGACACATTCCCCAAAGCAAATCTACCTGCTCAG CTCTGCTGTTAAATTCTGATCTACAACCGGGAGTCAAGTACTCAAAAAGAGATTGCATGCTTCAGACAAGGTCAAACTGTATGGAAAGCAAATCATGTAGTGAAAGCATTACCAAAAAAGCCAATGATAAAGTCGCCCAGAAACGTGTACCACATGACTTGAGACAGCAGTTTGATGCAATGCAGACTGAAACTCAACCTATGCTTCATGAAATAGTGACTTCAAATATTCAGAACGGGAATAATTCTAAAAATCTGGATGGTGCTTCAATAGATGCTCTGCCAGAGTTTTatccaaatgaaaatggaagaagagaaaaatacagccCCATCATAAATGTAGACAAAGGACTCGTGTGTGCTGCTAGTACTATAGCACGTCAGAACGCTCCTCCATCTGCTTTTCAAGTAACAATAGAAAATATGCATGCACCCAGCTTTACAAATGGCCATGCCATCTCTGGGCCCACTCATCATATGCTTAAGAGCAAGAATGATAGAACAGTCTTGAAAGAGGATAAATGTGTCCAGTCATGTGGAAAATGGAAAGCTAAATCTAAAAGAACTCAGGAATTTGATTTTCAAGAAACtccagaaagagaggaaggaagcagcagtGAATGGAGTTCTGTGAATGGAAGCCTGCATCTGGATTGCAGTGATACGCCTCTCTTGAACCTTGAACAAAAAGCCAGTACTAATGTGCAAGCACAGACTGCATACTGTGAAGAGTTTCCTCACATCAGGTCATTTTCCCCTGCAGATGAGAATGTTGTTACTACTTGGAGAGACACTTCTAATGGCAATGGCAAGATTCTCAGtacaaaaagcagcactgaagttTGCAGTAGAGGCCACCTGATAACAAACCCAGAGCATACTTCATTCCTCAACTCTGACAAATCAAATTCTGCTGTCACACAACTCAATGTATCGCCAGATTCAAATGTAGGAAAATGCTGCAACAAATGCTTAGAAAAAATCAGCGTGGGATCCCCAGTCTCTTCAGCAAGATAG